The following proteins are co-located in the Gavia stellata isolate bGavSte3 chromosome 18, bGavSte3.hap2, whole genome shotgun sequence genome:
- the PDIA2 gene encoding protein disulfide-isomerase A2 isoform X2, translated as MRGCRARLLWLLVLSLAWLGPVLGGEEEEGGEVVAEEEEDEVLSDELGEEDGVLVLHEHNFARALSEHRLLLVEFYAPWCGHCQRLAPAFAQAAATLRNESGLAWLGKVDATAQVALAKEFSITAYPTLKLFRDGNRTHPLAYTGRMDAEGIVRWMRRRAGPSTTLLQDTDTTATFIGSQDLVVVGFFKDRGSEAAQAFYEVAGEVVDVPFGVAEAAELFEAYGLSADTVCLFKKFDEGRTDFPVDPARGLDAAELTRLLRVHSLELVMEFTNETSDQIFSAKIPHHMLLFLNKSSSEQLELRDGFRAAAGAFRGEVLFVVVDVAGYGADVLPFFGLTPADSPTLRLVKMENNRKYQMDQDAFSDTAIRAFVQAVLDGKVKPHLLSAEPPEDWDTRPVKVLVGKTFEQVAFDETKNVFVKFYAPWCSHCQEMAAAWEELGERYKDHEDIVIAKLDATANELENITIHGFPTLHYFPAGPGRKMVEYKSARDVETLSKFLENGGTLPEEPPVPKTPENSTGREEPSPLGTAESRDEL; from the exons AtgcggggctgcagggcccGGCTCCTTTGGCTGCTGGTGCTGTCGCTGGCCTGGCTGGGTCCGGTGTtggggggtgaggaggaggagggtggggaggtggtggcggaggaagaggaggatgaagtGCTCTCGGATGAGCTCGGGGAGGAGGATGGTGTCCTGGTGCTCCATGAGCACAACTTTGCCCGTGCCCTGAGCGAGCaccggctgctgctggtggagTTCT ACGCGCCATGGTGTGGGCACTGCCAGCGGCTGGCTCCCGCCTTCGCCCAGGCGGCTGCCACACTGAGGAACGAGTCCGGCCTGGCGTGGCTGGGCAAGGTGGATGCCACGGCGCAGGTGGCCCTGGCCAAGGAGTTCAGCATCACCGCCTACCCCACGCTCAAGCTCTTCCGCGATGGCAACCGCACCCATCCCCTCGCCTACACCG GCCGCATGGACGCCGAGGGCATTGTGCGCTGGATGCGGCGTCGGGCCGGCCCCAGCACCACGCTGCTGCAGGACACGGACACCACCGCCACCTTCATCGGCTCTCAGGACTTGGTGGTCGTCGGCTTCTTCAAG GACCGGGGGAGCGAGGCAGCCCAGGCGTTTTACGAGGTGGCCGGCGAGGTGGTGGACGTGCCGTTCGGCGTGGCTGAGGCAGCTGAGCTCTTCGAGGCGTACGGGTTGTCAGCCGACACCGTCTGCCTCTTCAAGAAG tTCGATGAGGGACGGACAGACTTCCCTGTGGACCCGGCACGGGGGCTGGATGCGGCCGAGCTCACCCGGCTGCTCCGTGTCCACAGCCTGGAGCTGGTGATGGAGTTCACCAACGAG accTCTGACCAGATCTTCAGTGCCAAGATCCCGCACCACATGCTGCTCTTCCTCAACAAGTCATCATCAGAGCAGCTGGAGTTGAGGGATGGCTTCCGGGCGGCTGCTGGCGCCTTCCGGGGCGAG GTGCTCTTCGTGGTGGTGGATGTAGCCGGGTACGGCGCTGACGTCCTGCCCTTCTTTGGCCTGACACCTGCCGACAGCCCCACCCTGCGCCTAGTCAAGATGGAGAACAACCGCAAGTATCAGATGGACCAGGACGCTTTCTCAGACACGGCCATACGTGCCTTTGTCCAGGCAGTGCTGGATGGCAAGGTGAAG ccccacctGCTGAGCGCGGAGCCCCCCGAGGACTGGGACACGCGGCCCGTTAAAGTCCTGGTGGGGAAGACCTTCGAGCAGGTGGCATTCGACGAGACCAAGAACGTCTTTGTCAAGTTCT ATGCGCCGTGGTGCTCCCACTGCCAGGAGATGGCGGCCGCCTGGGAGGAGCTGGGTGAGCGCTACAAGGACCACGAGGACATTGTCATCGCCAAGTTGGACGCCACGGCCAACGAGCTAGAGAACATCACCATCCACGGCTTCCCCACCCTGCACTACttccccgcggggccgggcaggaAG ATGGTTGAGTACAAGAGCGCCCGAGATGTGGAGACCCTCTCCAAGTTCCTGGAAAACGGGGGGACGCTGCCTGAAGAGCCGCCT GTGCCCAAGACCCCCGAGAACAGCACGGGCAGGGAGGAGCCGAGTCCGCTTGGGACAGCCGAATCCCGGGATGAGCTGTGA
- the PDIA2 gene encoding protein disulfide-isomerase A2 isoform X1, whose amino-acid sequence MRGCRARLLWLLVLSLAWLGPVLGGEEEEGGEVVAEEEEDEVLSDELGEEDGVLVLHEHNFARALSEHRLLLVEFYAPWCGHCQRLAPAFAQAAATLRNESGLAWLGKVDATAQVALAKEFSITAYPTLKLFRDGNRTHPLAYTGRMDAEGIVRWMRRRAGPSTTLLQDTDTTATFIGSQDLVVVGFFKDRGSEAAQAFYEVAGEVVDVPFGVAEAAELFEAYGLSADTVCLFKKFDEGRTDFPVDPARGLDAAELTRLLRVHSLELVMEFTNETSDQIFSAKIPHHMLLFLNKSSSEQLELRDGFRAAAGAFRGEVLFVVVDVAGYGADVLPFFGLTPADSPTLRLVKMENNRKYQMDQDAFSDTAIRAFVQAVLDGKVKPHLLSAEPPEDWDTRPVKVLVGKTFEQVAFDETKNVFVKFYAPWCSHCQEMAAAWEELGERYKDHEDIVIAKLDATANELENITIHGFPTLHYFPAGPGRKMVEYKSARDVETLSKFLENGGTLPEEPPAVPKTPENSTGREEPSPLGTAESRDEL is encoded by the exons AtgcggggctgcagggcccGGCTCCTTTGGCTGCTGGTGCTGTCGCTGGCCTGGCTGGGTCCGGTGTtggggggtgaggaggaggagggtggggaggtggtggcggaggaagaggaggatgaagtGCTCTCGGATGAGCTCGGGGAGGAGGATGGTGTCCTGGTGCTCCATGAGCACAACTTTGCCCGTGCCCTGAGCGAGCaccggctgctgctggtggagTTCT ACGCGCCATGGTGTGGGCACTGCCAGCGGCTGGCTCCCGCCTTCGCCCAGGCGGCTGCCACACTGAGGAACGAGTCCGGCCTGGCGTGGCTGGGCAAGGTGGATGCCACGGCGCAGGTGGCCCTGGCCAAGGAGTTCAGCATCACCGCCTACCCCACGCTCAAGCTCTTCCGCGATGGCAACCGCACCCATCCCCTCGCCTACACCG GCCGCATGGACGCCGAGGGCATTGTGCGCTGGATGCGGCGTCGGGCCGGCCCCAGCACCACGCTGCTGCAGGACACGGACACCACCGCCACCTTCATCGGCTCTCAGGACTTGGTGGTCGTCGGCTTCTTCAAG GACCGGGGGAGCGAGGCAGCCCAGGCGTTTTACGAGGTGGCCGGCGAGGTGGTGGACGTGCCGTTCGGCGTGGCTGAGGCAGCTGAGCTCTTCGAGGCGTACGGGTTGTCAGCCGACACCGTCTGCCTCTTCAAGAAG tTCGATGAGGGACGGACAGACTTCCCTGTGGACCCGGCACGGGGGCTGGATGCGGCCGAGCTCACCCGGCTGCTCCGTGTCCACAGCCTGGAGCTGGTGATGGAGTTCACCAACGAG accTCTGACCAGATCTTCAGTGCCAAGATCCCGCACCACATGCTGCTCTTCCTCAACAAGTCATCATCAGAGCAGCTGGAGTTGAGGGATGGCTTCCGGGCGGCTGCTGGCGCCTTCCGGGGCGAG GTGCTCTTCGTGGTGGTGGATGTAGCCGGGTACGGCGCTGACGTCCTGCCCTTCTTTGGCCTGACACCTGCCGACAGCCCCACCCTGCGCCTAGTCAAGATGGAGAACAACCGCAAGTATCAGATGGACCAGGACGCTTTCTCAGACACGGCCATACGTGCCTTTGTCCAGGCAGTGCTGGATGGCAAGGTGAAG ccccacctGCTGAGCGCGGAGCCCCCCGAGGACTGGGACACGCGGCCCGTTAAAGTCCTGGTGGGGAAGACCTTCGAGCAGGTGGCATTCGACGAGACCAAGAACGTCTTTGTCAAGTTCT ATGCGCCGTGGTGCTCCCACTGCCAGGAGATGGCGGCCGCCTGGGAGGAGCTGGGTGAGCGCTACAAGGACCACGAGGACATTGTCATCGCCAAGTTGGACGCCACGGCCAACGAGCTAGAGAACATCACCATCCACGGCTTCCCCACCCTGCACTACttccccgcggggccgggcaggaAG ATGGTTGAGTACAAGAGCGCCCGAGATGTGGAGACCCTCTCCAAGTTCCTGGAAAACGGGGGGACGCTGCCTGAAGAGCCGCCTGCG GTGCCCAAGACCCCCGAGAACAGCACGGGCAGGGAGGAGCCGAGTCCGCTTGGGACAGCCGAATCCCGGGATGAGCTGTGA